The genomic DNA TAATAAAGGTGGTGGAGATAGAGGAAAAAGACCGCAACCTCGTAGAAGAAAATAATTTTTAAAATTAGAAATTAAAAATGTTACAGCCAAAAAGAGTAAAATACCGTAAGGTACAGAAGGCGAAAGGAAATATGACTGGTATTTCAGGTAGAGGAAATCAACTTTCTAATGGAATGTTTGGTATAAAATCTATAGACCAGAACTTATTAACTTCACGTCAAATTGAAGCAGCTCGTATCGCGGCAACTCGTCATATGAAAAGAGAAGGTCAGTTATGGATTAAAATATTTCCAGACAAACCTATCACTAAGAAACCTTTAGAGGTACGTATGGGTAAGGGTAAAGGGGCACCAGATCATTTTGTTGCAGTTATTAAACCAGGTAGAATTTTGTTTGAAATTGGTGGTGTACCAATGGATGTTGCAAAAGAAGCTTTACGTTTAGCAGCTCAAAAACTTCCTGTAAGAACGAAGTTTGTAGTAGCAAGAGATTTTGATATTAACGCTTAATTCGGAATAGAATGAAACAATCAGAAGTAAAAGAATTATCTATAGCAGATCTTAATGAGAAGCTTGGAGCGTTGCAAAAGAATTATACTGATCTTAAAATGGCTCACGCAATAACTCCTTTGGAGAATCCATTGCAATTGAGAGGTTTAAGAAGAACTGTAGCAAGAATTGCAACAGAATTAACAAAAAGAGAATTACAATAATTCTATAGTCAGTTTTAAAGATGGAAAAAAGAAATCTTAGAAAAGAGAGAATTGGTGTTGTTTCTAGTAACAAAATGGAAAAATCTATTGTTGTCGCTGAAACTAAAAGAGTAAAGCACCCAATGTACGGAAAGTTCGTATTAAAGACTAAGAAGTACGTTGCACACGACGAAAAGAATGATTGCAACGAAGGAGATACTGTTAGAATCATGGAAACAAGACCTATGAGTAAATCTAAACGTTGGAGATTAGTAGAAATCCTAGAAAGAGCTAAATAATATGTTACAGACAGAATCAAGATTAAAAGTAGCAGATAATACTGGGGCCAAAGAGGTTTTAGTGATTAGAGTTTTAGGAGGAACAAGAAAACGTTACGCAAGTATTGGAGACAAGATTGTTGTATCTGTTAAATCTGCAACTCCTAACGGAACTGTAAAAAAAGGTCAAGTATCTAGAGCAGTTGTTGTAAGAACAAAGAAAGAAGTGAGACGTAAAGACGGATCTTATATTAGATTTGATGATAATGCTTGTGTGCTTTTAAATCCTACAGAGGAAATGAGAGGAACACGTGTATTTGGACCTGTTGCGCGTGAACTTCGTGAGAAACAATTCATGAAAATAGTATCATTAGCACCTGAAGTGCTTTAACATTATAATAAAATGAAGAAGTTTAAAATAAAATCAGGAGATACTGTAAAAGTAATTGCAGGAGATCATAAAGGATCTGAAGGAAAGGTTTTACAAATCATTAAAGACAAAGATAGAGTATTAGTAGAAGGTGTAAACTTAGTTTCTAAGCACACCAAACCTAGTGCACAAAGTCCTCAAGGTGGTATTGTAAAGAAAGAAGCTTCGCTTCACATATCTAATGTAATGTTAGTAGATGAAGGTGTAGCTGTAAGAGTAGGTTATCAGGTTGATGGAGATACTAAAACTAGAGTCTCTAAAAAAACTAAAAAATAAGAATAATCATGAGTTACGTACCAAGATTAAAATCAGAATACAAAGAAAGAGTTGTTAAAGCTCTTACTGAAGAATTCAGTTACAAGAATGTAATGCAAGTGCCTAAATTAGAAAAAATTGTTGTTTCTAAAGGTGTTGGTGCTGCAATTGCAGATAAGAAATTAATAGATTACGCTTTAGAAGAGTTGACTAAAATTACAGGTCAGAAGGCTATATCTACAATGTCTAAAAAGGATGTTGCGTCATTTAAATTACGTAAAGGTATGCCAATTGGTGTAAAAGTTACGTTAAGAGGTGATAAGATGTATGAGTTTTTAGATAGATTAGTTACAGCTTCTTTACCACGTGTAAGAGACTTTAACGGTATAAAAGCAAACGGATTTGATGGAAGAGGTAATTACAATTTAGGAATTACTGAACAAATCA from Polaribacter sp. ALD11 includes the following:
- the rplX gene encoding 50S ribosomal protein L24, yielding MKKFKIKSGDTVKVIAGDHKGSEGKVLQIIKDKDRVLVEGVNLVSKHTKPSAQSPQGGIVKKEASLHISNVMLVDEGVAVRVGYQVDGDTKTRVSKKTKK
- the rpsQ gene encoding 30S ribosomal protein S17 — encoded protein: MEKRNLRKERIGVVSSNKMEKSIVVAETKRVKHPMYGKFVLKTKKYVAHDEKNDCNEGDTVRIMETRPMSKSKRWRLVEILERAK
- the rplE gene encoding 50S ribosomal protein L5, whose product is MSYVPRLKSEYKERVVKALTEEFSYKNVMQVPKLEKIVVSKGVGAAIADKKLIDYALEELTKITGQKAISTMSKKDVASFKLRKGMPIGVKVTLRGDKMYEFLDRLVTASLPRVRDFNGIKANGFDGRGNYNLGITEQIIYPEINIDQVKKINGMDITFVTSANTDKEAKSLLGELGLPFKKN
- the rpmC gene encoding 50S ribosomal protein L29, yielding MKQSEVKELSIADLNEKLGALQKNYTDLKMAHAITPLENPLQLRGLRRTVARIATELTKRELQ
- the rplN gene encoding 50S ribosomal protein L14 — encoded protein: MLQTESRLKVADNTGAKEVLVIRVLGGTRKRYASIGDKIVVSVKSATPNGTVKKGQVSRAVVVRTKKEVRRKDGSYIRFDDNACVLLNPTEEMRGTRVFGPVARELREKQFMKIVSLAPEVL
- the rplP gene encoding 50S ribosomal protein L16, with protein sequence MLQPKRVKYRKVQKAKGNMTGISGRGNQLSNGMFGIKSIDQNLLTSRQIEAARIAATRHMKREGQLWIKIFPDKPITKKPLEVRMGKGKGAPDHFVAVIKPGRILFEIGGVPMDVAKEALRLAAQKLPVRTKFVVARDFDINA